One region of Bosea sp. 29B genomic DNA includes:
- a CDS encoding ABC transporter ATP-binding protein — MAPVLEVSGLKTHFFTRAGTVKSVDGVSFHVDRGEVLGLVGESGSGKSVTGFSVMGLIDPPGRIVEGSIKLNGKELVGLDEEGFRKVRGREVAMIFQDPMMTLNPVLRVDTQMIEAVTAHDKVSHKAARERARDALAKVGIPSPEERLNAYPHQFSGGMRQRVAIAIALLHRPPLIICDEPTTALDVTIQSQILAEMQSLCADTGTALVWITHDLGVVAGLADRIAVMYAGRIVETGAVDPVLDTPLHPYTNGLLGSLPAEGEPGAPLRQIRGSTPSLARLPQGCAFAARCDYAQADCLASAPDVTPFPGERGVRCHHPLNLAGVAA, encoded by the coding sequence ATGGCTCCCGTTCTCGAAGTCAGCGGTCTCAAGACCCATTTCTTCACCCGCGCCGGCACAGTGAAGTCGGTCGACGGCGTCTCCTTCCATGTCGACCGTGGCGAGGTGCTCGGCCTCGTCGGCGAATCCGGCTCGGGCAAGTCGGTCACCGGTTTCTCGGTGATGGGCCTGATCGATCCGCCCGGCAGAATCGTCGAGGGCTCGATCAAGCTCAACGGCAAGGAGCTGGTCGGGCTCGACGAGGAGGGTTTCCGCAAGGTCCGCGGCCGCGAAGTCGCGATGATCTTCCAGGACCCGATGATGACGCTGAACCCGGTGCTGCGCGTCGATACGCAGATGATCGAGGCCGTCACCGCCCATGACAAGGTCTCGCACAAGGCGGCCCGCGAGCGCGCCCGCGACGCGCTCGCCAAGGTCGGCATCCCCTCGCCCGAGGAGCGGCTCAACGCCTATCCGCATCAGTTCTCCGGCGGCATGCGCCAGCGCGTCGCGATCGCGATCGCGCTGCTGCACCGCCCGCCGCTGATCATCTGCGACGAGCCGACCACGGCGCTCGACGTCACCATCCAGAGCCAGATCCTGGCGGAAATGCAGAGCCTTTGCGCCGACACTGGCACGGCTCTGGTCTGGATCACACATGATCTCGGTGTCGTCGCCGGTCTCGCCGACCGGATCGCGGTGATGTATGCCGGCCGCATCGTCGAGACCGGCGCTGTCGATCCGGTACTCGACACCCCGCTCCACCCCTACACCAACGGTTTGCTCGGCTCACTGCCCGCAGAGGGCGAGCCCGGCGCGCCCTTGCGCCAGATCAGGGGCTCGACACCATCGCTGGCGCGCCTGCCGCAAGGCTGCGCCTTCGCGGCGCGCTGCGACTACGCACAGGCCGATTGCCTCGCCAGCGCCCCTGACGTCACCCCGTTCCCGGGCGAGCGCGGCGTGCGCTGCCACCACCCGCTGAACCTCGCCGGAGTCGCGGCATGA
- a CDS encoding ABC transporter substrate-binding protein, translated as MKTLSAKGLKALKLAILAAPVIGIAGIASAQELKIGLSAELSSLDPHYHNLTPNNLMARHIYEPLVGQDEKQQLKPGLAESWKAIDDTTWEFKLRKNVKFHDGSPFTADDVIATMQRAPNVPKSPSSFNAYVRGKEFTKVDDHIIRIKTTEPAPLVPTDLSTFGVISAKCKDTTTEDFNLGKCAAGGTGPYKQAEYVAGDRVVLTPNENYWGGKEPWSKVTFRMITSAPTRVAALLAGDLDVIENVPTSDVARLKGDAKLNVSSTVSNRVIYFHMDHFREVSPFIKGKDGSEIKNPLRNLKVRQALSMAINRPGIVERIMEKEAIPAGQLLPDGFFGTSKKLKPVAFDLNGAKKLLAEAGYPNGFKMKLHGPINRYLNDTKIIEAVAQMFSRLGIETEVETLPSANFFTRASQGGQGNVPEFSFILVGWGAGTGESSDSLKALLATFDPKKGMGATNRGRYSNPAFDAKLDEALRTVDDAKRDAALAEAMEISMNDVGLIPTHYQLNTWASRKGVKVQARTDEYTLATGIRKE; from the coding sequence ATGAAAACGCTCAGCGCCAAGGGGCTGAAAGCTCTCAAGCTCGCCATTCTGGCAGCTCCGGTCATCGGCATCGCCGGCATCGCATCGGCTCAGGAGCTCAAGATCGGCCTGTCGGCCGAACTCAGCTCGCTCGACCCGCATTATCACAACCTCACCCCCAACAACCTGATGGCTCGGCACATCTACGAGCCGCTGGTCGGGCAGGACGAGAAGCAGCAGCTGAAGCCGGGGCTCGCCGAGAGCTGGAAGGCGATCGACGACACGACCTGGGAATTCAAGCTGCGCAAGAACGTCAAGTTCCATGACGGCTCGCCGTTCACGGCGGACGACGTGATCGCCACCATGCAGCGCGCGCCCAACGTGCCGAAGAGCCCGTCGAGCTTCAACGCCTATGTTCGCGGCAAGGAATTCACCAAGGTCGACGACCACATCATCCGGATCAAAACCACGGAGCCGGCCCCGCTGGTCCCGACCGACCTCTCGACCTTCGGCGTCATCTCGGCCAAGTGCAAGGACACGACCACCGAGGACTTCAACCTCGGCAAATGCGCCGCCGGCGGCACCGGCCCGTACAAGCAGGCAGAATATGTCGCGGGCGACCGCGTCGTGCTGACCCCGAACGAGAACTACTGGGGCGGCAAGGAGCCCTGGTCGAAGGTCACCTTCCGGATGATCACCTCGGCGCCGACCCGCGTCGCGGCGCTGCTCGCCGGCGATCTCGACGTGATCGAGAACGTGCCGACCTCTGACGTTGCCCGCCTCAAGGGCGATGCCAAGCTCAACGTCTCGAGCACGGTCTCGAACCGGGTGATCTATTTCCACATGGATCACTTCCGCGAGGTCTCGCCCTTCATCAAGGGCAAGGACGGCTCGGAGATCAAGAACCCGCTGCGCAACCTCAAGGTCCGCCAGGCGCTGTCGATGGCGATCAACCGCCCGGGCATCGTCGAACGCATCATGGAGAAGGAGGCGATCCCCGCCGGCCAGCTCCTGCCCGACGGTTTCTTCGGCACCTCCAAGAAGCTGAAGCCGGTCGCCTTCGACCTCAACGGCGCCAAGAAGCTGCTCGCAGAGGCCGGCTATCCCAACGGCTTCAAGATGAAGCTGCACGGGCCGATCAACCGCTATCTCAACGACACCAAGATCATCGAGGCTGTCGCGCAGATGTTCTCGCGCCTCGGCATCGAGACCGAGGTCGAGACGCTGCCGTCGGCGAATTTCTTCACCCGCGCCTCGCAAGGCGGCCAGGGCAATGTGCCTGAGTTCTCCTTCATCCTGGTCGGCTGGGGCGCCGGCACCGGTGAATCCTCGGATTCGTTGAAGGCCCTGCTCGCCACCTTCGATCCGAAGAAGGGCATGGGCGCGACCAATCGCGGCCGCTACTCCAACCCGGCCTTCGACGCCAAGCTGGACGAGGCTCTGCGCACCGTCGACGACGCGAAGCGCGACGCCGCTTTGGCCGAGGCGATGGAGATCAGCATGAACGATGTCGGCCTGATCCCGACACATTACCAGCTCAACACCTGGGCCTCCCGCAAGGGCGTCAAGGTGCAGGCCCGCACCGACGAGTACACGCTCGCCACCGGCATCCGTAAGGAATAA
- a CDS encoding ABC transporter ATP-binding protein: MSTPILTLEAVSKRFTKPLDAASKFANLLGAKYSEQTVHAVDSVDLSIRQGEVVGLVGESGCGKSTLGRVVAGVHHASSGRVSWRGRYTDEMSSEERKAATLAIQMIFQDPMSSLNPRLRVTDIVGEAPVVHGLVPKAQQDAYVAEMLDRVGLDSTYRRRYPHQFSGGQRARIGIARALAVKPQFLVCDESVAALDVSIQAQVLNLFMKLRDELNLTYLFISHDLSVVRHLSDRVVIMYLGRVVEAAPASELFKGPQHPYTQALLANVPTISARKKRFAPLKGEIPSPLHPPTGCHFHPRCPQAGPRCKAERPALKEIATGHVAACHLHDGGVGALAA, translated from the coding sequence ATGAGCACTCCGATCCTCACCTTAGAGGCCGTCTCGAAGCGTTTCACCAAGCCGCTCGACGCCGCCTCGAAATTCGCCAATTTGCTCGGCGCCAAGTACAGCGAGCAGACCGTTCATGCCGTCGACAGCGTCGACCTCTCGATCCGACAGGGCGAGGTCGTCGGGCTCGTCGGCGAATCCGGTTGCGGCAAGTCGACGCTCGGACGCGTCGTCGCCGGTGTCCACCATGCCAGCTCCGGCCGCGTCTCCTGGCGCGGGCGCTACACCGACGAGATGTCGTCGGAGGAGCGCAAGGCGGCGACGCTCGCCATCCAGATGATCTTCCAGGACCCGATGTCCTCGCTCAATCCGCGCCTGCGCGTCACCGACATCGTCGGCGAGGCGCCGGTCGTGCACGGGCTGGTGCCGAAGGCGCAGCAGGACGCCTATGTCGCCGAAATGCTCGATCGGGTCGGGCTCGACTCGACCTATCGGCGCCGCTATCCGCACCAGTTCTCCGGTGGTCAGCGCGCCCGCATCGGCATTGCCAGGGCGCTGGCAGTCAAGCCGCAGTTCCTCGTCTGCGACGAGAGCGTGGCCGCACTTGATGTATCGATTCAGGCCCAAGTCCTGAATCTTTTCATGAAGCTGCGTGACGAACTTAACCTGACTTATCTTTTCATTAGCCATGATCTCTCGGTGGTCCGCCACCTCTCCGACCGTGTCGTGATCATGTATCTCGGCCGCGTGGTCGAGGCGGCGCCGGCAAGCGAACTGTTCAAGGGCCCGCAGCACCCCTACACACAGGCGCTGCTCGCCAATGTCCCGACGATCAGTGCCCGCAAGAAGCGCTTCGCCCCGCTGAAGGGCGAGATCCCCTCGCCGCTGCACCCGCCCACCGGCTGCCATTTCCATCCGCGCTGCCCGCAAGCCGGGCCGCGCTGCAAGGCCGAGCGCCCGGCGCTGAAGGAAATCGCGACGGGGCATGTCGCCGCCTGCCACCTGCACGATGGCGGCGTCGGTGCGCTGGCGGCCTGA
- a CDS encoding NADP-dependent malic enzyme gives MAKSTLSADLRSGALVYHRLPKPGKLEIQATKPLGNQRDLALAYSPGVAAACEAIVEDPAQAAELTSRQNLVAVITNGTAVLGLGDIGPLASKPVMEGKAVLFKKFAGIDCFDIEVEQKNIEKFVDVVAALEPTFGGINLEDIKGPECFEIEEQLKARMNIPVFHDDQHGTAIIVSAAVLNGLDLAGKKIGDVKIVVSGAGAAALACLNLLVSLGARTQNIWVTDLDGVVYKGRNTLMDRWKEVYAQETQARTLAEVIPGADIFLGLSAAGVLKPEMAKEMAPKPLILALANPNPEITPEDALAVRPDAMICTGRSDYPNQVNNVLCFPYIFRGALDVQATTINEPMKLAAVRAIAALAREATSDIAARAYGGEASTFGANSLIPNPFDPRLILRIAPAVAEAAMTTGVAKKPLIDLEAYREDLSRFVFRSGFLMKPLFAKAKADPKRVIYAEGEDERVLRAAQIAIEEGMAIPILIGRPSVIETRVKRFGLTIRPGIDCELINPEDDPRYRDYVQTYLDIAGRRGITPEAARSLVRTNNTVIAALAVARGEADAMITGLEGRFLSRLRHIRDIIGLEPGVCDIAAMTLIITSKGAFFLADTHVKHDPTAEEIADMTILAAGHVERFGIAPKIALLSHSDFGAADTPSSIKMRKAVKLIQERAPELECDGEMEADTALLAAIRDRVLPSSKLKGVANVLIFPNLDAANIAYQFAKVLADALPVGPILIGAAKPVHILTGSVTARGVVNMTAVAVAEAQGRAAAG, from the coding sequence ATGGCTAAGAGCACCTTGTCGGCGGACCTTCGTTCTGGCGCGCTCGTCTATCACCGCCTTCCCAAGCCGGGTAAGCTCGAGATCCAGGCGACCAAGCCGCTCGGCAACCAGCGCGACCTGGCGCTCGCCTATTCGCCCGGCGTCGCCGCCGCCTGCGAGGCGATCGTCGAAGACCCGGCGCAGGCCGCCGAACTCACCTCGCGCCAGAACCTCGTCGCGGTCATCACCAACGGCACCGCCGTGCTCGGCCTCGGCGACATCGGCCCGCTCGCCTCCAAGCCGGTGATGGAGGGCAAGGCCGTCCTGTTCAAGAAATTCGCCGGGATCGACTGCTTCGACATCGAGGTCGAGCAGAAGAACATCGAGAAGTTCGTCGATGTCGTCGCCGCGCTGGAGCCGACCTTCGGCGGCATCAACCTCGAGGACATCAAGGGCCCCGAATGCTTCGAGATCGAGGAGCAGCTCAAGGCCCGGATGAACATCCCGGTCTTCCATGACGACCAGCACGGCACCGCGATCATCGTCAGCGCCGCCGTCCTGAACGGGCTCGACCTCGCGGGCAAGAAGATCGGCGACGTCAAGATCGTCGTCTCCGGCGCCGGCGCGGCGGCGCTGGCCTGCCTCAACCTCCTCGTCTCGCTCGGCGCCCGCACCCAGAACATCTGGGTCACCGATCTCGACGGCGTGGTCTACAAGGGCCGCAACACGCTGATGGACCGCTGGAAGGAGGTCTATGCCCAGGAGACGCAGGCACGCACGCTCGCCGAGGTGATCCCCGGCGCCGACATCTTCCTCGGCCTCTCGGCCGCCGGCGTGCTGAAGCCGGAGATGGCCAAGGAGATGGCGCCCAAGCCCCTGATCCTGGCGCTCGCCAACCCCAATCCCGAGATCACGCCGGAGGATGCCCTCGCGGTGCGCCCCGATGCGATGATCTGCACCGGACGCTCGGATTATCCGAACCAGGTCAACAACGTCCTGTGCTTCCCCTACATCTTCCGCGGCGCGCTCGACGTGCAGGCGACGACGATCAACGAGCCGATGAAGCTCGCCGCGGTGCGCGCGATTGCCGCGCTGGCCCGCGAGGCGACGTCCGACATCGCGGCGCGTGCCTATGGCGGCGAGGCCTCGACCTTCGGCGCGAACTCGCTGATCCCCAACCCGTTCGATCCCCGCCTGATCCTGCGCATCGCGCCGGCGGTTGCGGAAGCGGCGATGACCACAGGCGTCGCCAAGAAGCCGCTGATCGACCTGGAAGCCTATCGCGAGGACCTGTCGCGCTTCGTCTTCCGCTCCGGCTTCCTGATGAAGCCGCTCTTCGCCAAGGCCAAGGCCGACCCCAAGCGCGTGATCTATGCCGAGGGCGAGGACGAGCGCGTGCTGCGCGCCGCCCAGATCGCGATCGAGGAAGGCATGGCGATCCCGATCCTGATCGGCCGCCCCTCGGTGATCGAGACCCGCGTCAAGCGCTTCGGCCTGACGATCCGCCCGGGCATCGATTGCGAACTGATCAATCCCGAGGACGACCCGCGCTATCGCGACTACGTCCAGACCTATCTCGACATCGCCGGCCGGCGCGGCATCACGCCGGAGGCGGCCCGCTCGCTGGTGCGCACCAACAACACGGTGATCGCGGCGCTTGCCGTAGCGCGCGGCGAGGCGGATGCGATGATCACCGGCCTGGAAGGGCGCTTCCTCTCGCGCCTGCGCCATATCCGCGACATCATCGGGCTGGAGCCCGGCGTCTGCGACATCGCGGCGATGACGCTGATCATCACCAGCAAGGGCGCCTTCTTCCTCGCCGACACCCATGTGAAGCATGATCCGACGGCCGAAGAGATCGCCGACATGACGATCCTCGCCGCCGGCCATGTCGAGCGCTTCGGCATCGCCCCGAAGATCGCCCTGCTCTCGCATTCGGATTTCGGCGCGGCCGACACGCCGTCCTCGATCAAGATGCGCAAGGCGGTCAAGCTGATCCAGGAGCGTGCACCGGAGCTGGAATGCGATGGCGAGATGGAGGCCGACACCGCCCTCCTCGCCGCGATCCGCGACCGGGTGCTGCCGTCCTCGAAGCTGAAGGGCGTCGCCAACGTCCTGATCTTCCCCAATCTCGACGCGGCCAACATCGCCTACCAGTTCGCCAAGGTGCTGGCGGACGCGCTCCCGGTCGGCCCGATCCTGATCGGCGCCGCTAAGCCGGTGCATATCCTCACCGGCTCGGTCACGGCACGCGGCGTCGTCAACATGACCGCCGTCGCCGTCGCCGAGGCGCAAGGGCGGGCAGCCGCCGGCTGA
- a CDS encoding AAA family ATPase: MEATRSAFEEVVSLRQAKQLIQCMAHEQSFLLLSPPGLGKSELVYEAAREAGLPCRSLLGTQIAPEDVSGIPRIVGERSVFCPPRVLLPEKPEPFCLFLDELPACSPDVQKAFYSLLLERRLGEHALPKGTWVVAAGNRLQDRALVRAMSSALVNRVTILQLRVDTADWLAWAQRAGVRAEIRSFIATIPDALMRPVPAEPVPFSTPRAWTLLSRALDMAQNAGFLSNELRRALAFGRLSPEDAVVFCALAEDSIGAVRPLEDYLRKPELLPKGDSARWFILDCIRQFVRDGRAEGIKPAVINRFLRSLSHEHQLLILNDMVEIWGTLGADRAMYDLLRKVAA, translated from the coding sequence ATGGAAGCGACGCGTTCCGCCTTCGAGGAAGTCGTCTCGCTGCGACAGGCCAAGCAGCTGATTCAGTGCATGGCGCATGAGCAGAGCTTCCTGCTGCTCTCGCCGCCCGGGCTCGGCAAGTCGGAGCTGGTCTATGAAGCCGCGCGCGAGGCAGGCCTGCCCTGTCGCTCGCTGCTCGGCACCCAGATCGCCCCGGAGGACGTCAGCGGCATCCCGCGCATCGTCGGCGAGCGCTCGGTCTTCTGCCCGCCGCGCGTGCTGCTGCCGGAGAAGCCCGAGCCGTTCTGCCTGTTCCTCGACGAATTGCCGGCCTGCTCGCCCGATGTCCAGAAGGCGTTCTATTCCCTGCTGCTGGAGCGGCGGCTGGGTGAGCATGCCCTGCCGAAGGGCACCTGGGTCGTCGCCGCCGGCAACCGCCTGCAGGACCGCGCTTTGGTGCGTGCAATGAGCTCGGCGCTGGTCAACCGCGTCACCATCCTGCAATTGCGCGTCGATACCGCCGATTGGCTCGCCTGGGCCCAGCGTGCCGGCGTGCGGGCCGAGATCCGCAGCTTCATCGCGACCATCCCCGACGCGCTGATGCGGCCGGTGCCGGCCGAGCCTGTGCCCTTCTCGACGCCGCGCGCCTGGACCTTGCTGTCACGGGCGCTCGACATGGCCCAGAATGCCGGCTTCCTCAGCAATGAGCTGCGGCGTGCGCTCGCCTTCGGCCGGCTCTCCCCGGAGGACGCGGTGGTGTTCTGCGCGCTCGCCGAGGATTCGATCGGCGCGGTCCGCCCGCTCGAGGACTATCTGCGCAAGCCCGAGCTGCTGCCGAAGGGCGATTCCGCCCGCTGGTTCATCCTCGACTGCATCCGCCAGTTCGTCAGGGACGGGCGCGCGGAAGGCATCAAACCGGCGGTGATCAATCGCTTCCTGCGCAGCCTGTCGCACGAGCATCAGCTTCTCATCCTCAACGACATGGTCGAGATCTGGGGCACGCTCGGCGCGGACCGGGCGATGTACGACCTCCTGCGCAAGGTCGCGGCATGA
- a CDS encoding ABC transporter permease: MLAFVLRRLAQALFVIAAMLVIVFFGVNVVGDPIYMLISPEMDQQQIAETARALGLDRPIWEQFLVFLKNAVQGDLGRSFVHGESAIKLILSRMPATLELAFVALVLAVVIGLPLGLYAGLKPESRLSRFIMAVSILGFSLPTFWVGLMLILTFAVSLGWLPATGRGPTVSIFGLDTSLLSLKGWQHVALPAFNLALLKISLVIRLARAGAREAALMDYVKFARAKGLSQSRIIGVHILKNIMIPIVTVLGLEFGSLVAFSVVTETIFAWPGMGRLLLEAITRLDRPVIVAYVMVVVVLFVTINLLVDLIYSALDPRVRLTEATS; this comes from the coding sequence ATGCTGGCATTCGTCCTGCGCCGCCTGGCGCAAGCTCTCTTCGTCATCGCGGCGATGCTCGTGATCGTCTTCTTCGGCGTGAACGTCGTCGGCGATCCCATCTACATGCTGATCTCGCCGGAGATGGACCAGCAGCAGATCGCCGAGACGGCCCGCGCCCTCGGGCTCGACCGGCCGATCTGGGAACAGTTCCTGGTCTTCCTGAAGAACGCCGTCCAGGGCGATCTCGGCCGCTCCTTCGTCCATGGCGAATCCGCGATCAAACTGATCCTCAGCCGCATGCCGGCGACGCTGGAGCTCGCCTTCGTCGCGCTGGTTCTGGCGGTCGTGATCGGCCTGCCGCTCGGCCTCTATGCCGGCCTGAAGCCGGAGAGCCGGCTGTCGCGCTTCATCATGGCGGTCTCGATCCTCGGCTTCTCGCTGCCGACCTTCTGGGTCGGGCTGATGCTGATCCTCACCTTCGCAGTCAGCCTCGGCTGGCTGCCGGCGACCGGGCGCGGACCTACCGTCTCGATCTTCGGCCTGGACACCTCGCTGCTGTCGCTGAAGGGCTGGCAGCATGTCGCCCTGCCGGCCTTCAACCTGGCGCTGCTCAAGATCTCGCTGGTGATCCGCCTGGCGCGAGCTGGCGCGCGCGAGGCGGCGCTGATGGACTACGTCAAGTTCGCCCGGGCCAAGGGCCTGTCGCAGAGCCGGATCATCGGCGTCCACATCCTCAAGAACATCATGATCCCGATCGTCACTGTGCTCGGGCTGGAGTTCGGCTCGCTCGTCGCCTTCTCGGTGGTGACCGAGACGATCTTCGCCTGGCCGGGCATGGGCCGCCTGCTGCTGGAGGCGATCACCCGGCTCGATCGGCCGGTGATCGTCGCCTATGTCATGGTCGTCGTCGTGCTGTTCGTCACCATCAACCTCCTGGTTGACCTGATCTATTCGGCGCTCGATCCGCGCGTCCGCCTGACGGAGGCGACATCATGA
- a CDS encoding LCCL domain-containing protein, with protein MKVVQDLVAYFDKRGKLSRRQLKTLLEQNSIASDAPTNMHGLCEKVGAVYYFRITGVLEGQLWGTDIYSGDSTLGAAAVHMGLLKPGKSAVFRVTVVTPPEEFPGTERNGVTSTQYGRYQYAWQLSPL; from the coding sequence GTGAAAGTCGTTCAGGATCTCGTCGCCTATTTCGACAAGCGCGGGAAACTCTCGCGCCGGCAGCTCAAGACGCTGCTCGAGCAGAACTCGATCGCCTCGGATGCGCCGACCAACATGCACGGGCTCTGTGAGAAGGTCGGCGCCGTCTACTATTTCCGCATCACGGGCGTCTTGGAAGGCCAACTCTGGGGCACTGACATCTACAGCGGCGACTCGACGCTTGGCGCAGCCGCCGTCCATATGGGTCTGCTGAAGCCCGGCAAGAGCGCCGTCTTCAGGGTGACGGTGGTGACGCCGCCGGAGGAGTTCCCCGGCACCGAGCGCAACGGCGTCACCAGCACCCAGTATGGGCGCTATCAATACGCGTGGCAGCTCTCGCCACTCTGA
- a CDS encoding ABC transporter permease yields MSDTSLPAAAPPAEAKEETPFRRFVRSFIEDRLALFGLALFILIVLLALAAPLIAPQNPYDLASVDVMDSRQPPGSVSGEGFTMWLGSDGVGRDLLSGILYGLRISLMVGAFSGILAASIGSAVGLIAAYAGGRTENAIMRLVDLQLSLPSVLVALILVAGLGKGVDKIIIALVMVQWAYYARTVRGSALVERRKEYVEAAQSLGLSHARTVFRHILPNCLAPVIVIVTVQTAHAISLEATLSFLGVGLPQTEPSLGVLIANGFQYMLSGSYWISVFPGFALLMTIVSINLVGDRLRDVLNPRLEK; encoded by the coding sequence ATGAGCGACACCTCTTTGCCCGCTGCCGCACCGCCTGCCGAGGCCAAGGAGGAGACGCCGTTCCGGCGCTTTGTCCGCTCCTTCATCGAGGACCGGCTGGCGCTGTTCGGGCTCGCCCTCTTCATCCTGATCGTCCTGCTCGCCCTCGCCGCCCCGCTGATCGCGCCGCAGAACCCCTACGATCTCGCTAGCGTCGACGTGATGGATTCGCGCCAGCCGCCGGGCTCGGTCTCGGGCGAGGGCTTCACCATGTGGCTCGGCTCGGACGGTGTCGGCCGCGACCTTTTGTCCGGCATTCTCTACGGCCTGCGCATCTCGCTGATGGTCGGCGCCTTCTCGGGCATCCTGGCAGCGAGCATCGGCTCGGCGGTCGGCCTGATCGCAGCCTATGCGGGCGGGCGTACTGAGAACGCGATCATGCGCCTGGTCGACCTGCAGCTCTCGCTGCCGTCCGTTCTGGTCGCCCTGATCCTGGTCGCGGGCCTCGGCAAGGGCGTCGACAAGATCATCATCGCGCTGGTGATGGTGCAATGGGCCTATTACGCCCGCACCGTGCGCGGCTCCGCCCTCGTCGAGCGACGCAAGGAATATGTCGAGGCGGCGCAATCCTTGGGCCTGTCCCATGCCCGCACCGTCTTCCGGCACATCCTGCCGAATTGCCTGGCGCCGGTCATCGTCATCGTCACCGTGCAGACGGCCCATGCGATCTCGCTGGAGGCGACGCTGTCCTTCCTCGGCGTCGGCCTGCCGCAGACCGAGCCCTCGCTCGGCGTGCTGATCGCCAACGGCTTCCAGTACATGCTCTCGGGCAGCTACTGGATCTCGGTCTTCCCCGGCTTTGCGCTGCTGATGACGATCGTCTCGATCAACCTGGTCGGCGACCGCCTGCGCGACGTGCTCAACCCGCGCCTGGAGAAGTGA
- a CDS encoding VWA-like domain-containing protein, whose product MSTAPDLSVADRATHARIMRGLRLVTVPFPHLAGLAAAVRVEIDERVPTMGVFASGRLLANAAFTARLSADDLVFVLAHELLHLALRTHDRARGSATLEFNYAHDYIINDMLRHALGTTKIPAGGLDMQGARERSAEDIVLEMRRTGSYMPSRTQVWEGQAVTVEQVLGAARQAPDGAMGDALDAQRERELFPEDSADQAERARAVRDLAGRGMVLAKAMGALRGRGDSAGGQQQSVRAQRGFFHTPWHVALQAWLDGAAPGERTYTRASRRGHDRGDVVMPGRKRHSWMLNVILDTSASMSDDIPKALGAIADFCDAAGVDEIRVVQCDTVVTSDEVLSPSALADYQISGYGGSDLTPALAALADDPRVSSAIVITDGDITYPSEAVPYAVLWALPKASASFQPSYGRVIVMQAGGAS is encoded by the coding sequence ATGAGCACGGCGCCCGATCTTTCGGTTGCCGACCGCGCCACCCACGCGCGGATCATGCGGGGCCTGCGGCTGGTGACAGTGCCGTTCCCGCATCTGGCTGGGCTTGCCGCCGCCGTGCGCGTCGAGATCGATGAGCGCGTGCCGACCATGGGCGTCTTTGCTTCCGGCCGGTTGCTGGCCAACGCGGCCTTCACGGCGAGGCTCTCCGCCGACGATCTCGTCTTCGTGCTCGCCCACGAGCTGCTGCACCTGGCGCTACGGACCCATGACCGGGCCCGCGGCAGCGCCACGCTCGAGTTCAACTACGCCCACGACTACATCATCAATGACATGCTGCGGCATGCGCTCGGCACCACCAAAATCCCGGCCGGCGGGCTCGATATGCAAGGCGCACGTGAGCGCTCGGCAGAGGACATCGTGCTCGAGATGCGCCGCACTGGCAGCTACATGCCGTCGCGGACTCAGGTCTGGGAAGGGCAGGCGGTCACCGTCGAGCAGGTGCTCGGCGCAGCCCGGCAGGCGCCTGACGGCGCGATGGGCGATGCGCTTGACGCCCAGCGCGAACGCGAGCTTTTCCCTGAAGACAGCGCCGACCAGGCCGAGCGGGCTCGGGCGGTCCGCGACCTCGCTGGCCGCGGCATGGTTCTGGCGAAGGCCATGGGCGCCCTGCGCGGCAGGGGCGACAGCGCAGGCGGCCAGCAACAGAGCGTGCGGGCGCAACGCGGCTTCTTCCACACGCCCTGGCATGTCGCGCTCCAGGCTTGGCTCGACGGCGCCGCGCCCGGCGAGCGCACCTACACCCGCGCCTCGCGCCGCGGCCATGATCGCGGTGACGTCGTGATGCCCGGGCGCAAACGCCATTCCTGGATGCTGAACGTCATCCTCGATACCAGCGCCTCGATGAGCGACGATATCCCGAAGGCGCTCGGCGCCATCGCCGATTTCTGCGATGCGGCGGGGGTCGACGAGATCCGCGTCGTCCAGTGCGACACCGTCGTCACATCAGACGAGGTGCTCTCCCCGTCAGCGCTCGCCGACTACCAGATCAGCGGCTATGGCGGCAGCGACCTGACGCCCGCGCTCGCCGCATTGGCGGACGATCCGCGCGTGAGCTCGGCGATCGTCATCACCGACGGCGACATCACCTATCCCAGCGAGGCCGTGCCCTATGCAGTGCTCTGGGCGCTGCCGAAAGCTTCAGCCTCGTTCCAGCCGTCCTATGGACGCGTGATCGTCATGCAAGCGGGAGGCGCATCGTGA